A window of Pusillimonas sp. DMV24BSW_D genomic DNA:
TTCTCAGGGCGGGTTGCCGCACGCATTTGAACGCGTTCTTTGGCGTAGGCTAAAGCGTTCTGGTAAACGGTTTCCGATACACCGACGCCATTGATGCCAACCAATAAACGGGCGGCATTCATCATTTTGAACATGGCTGCCAGCCCTTTATTGGGTTCGCCTACCAGCCATCCTGTGGCTTGTTCAAACTGAATGCTGCAGGTTGCACTGCCATGAATACCCATTTTGTGTTCAATACCAGTACAGTGCACCACGTTACGTATTTTTGGAACCCCGTTCTCCGGTAGGAATTTGGGTACCAGAAATAAAGAAATACCTTTGCTACCCGGCGGCGCGTCGGGTAACCGGGCCAATACCAAATGCACAATATTTTCAGTTAAGTCGTGTTCACCACCGGAAATAAAGATTTTGTTTCCTTCAAGAATATAGTGTCCATTTTCTGCCGGCGTGGCCTTGGTGCGAATCAAGCCCAGATCGCTGCCGGCCTGGGGTTCCGTCAGGCACATGGTGGCGAGCCATTCGCCACTGACAATTTTGGGTAAATAGACATCTTTTAATTCATCATTGGCGTAATGATAAAGACTTGAATATGCGCCGTGCAGAAGGCCGGGAAACATTGACCATGCATGATTCGTTCCCGTTAACATTTCATATAAAACGGTGTTTAAAGTATGGGGCAAACCTTGCCCGCCGTAGGCGGGGTCGCAAGCCAATGCAGGCCAACCGGCTTCCTGAAACTGTCGGTAAGCCTGTTTGAATCCGGTCGGTGTTTTCACATGTCCGTTTTCGAATCGGCAGCCTTCGCGATCGCCCACCGCATTGGTGGGAAAGAGTATTTCAGATGCAAAACGCCCGGCTTCTTCAATGACCTGACTCATTAAATCCTGATCAATTTCTTCAAACTCAGGGTAACGGTTCAATGTTTGTGCAGCGTTGAATAATTCAAACAGTACAAATGAAATGTCTTTCAAAGGGGGGTGGTAATGCATGAGGCTTAGCTCCTTTGAACTTTATTCTTTTTCTGATCCAGAAATTCCGCCAGCAAGCGTCGTGTTGCCGGGTCGGTTTGTGCAACGGCCGCCATTAATGATTCTGTGGCCAGGCCATCTTGAATATTCTGATCGGCAATACGCGGCAACATGTGCATAACGGCGTAGTTGGTCATTTCAGCGTTGCTTGAAATACCTTTGGCCAGTTCCATGGCTTTTTCCAACCCTTTGCCTGGTTCGGTTAAATAGGTTGACACGCCAATCTGCTGACCTTCCTCAGCGTTCAGTACACGGCCGGTAAGCATGAGGTCGGTCATGCGGTTGACTCCCATGAGTCGTGAAATACGCACCGAGCCGCCACCGCCCACGAACAAGCCCCGTTTTCCTTCCGGCAAAGCGTAAAAAGCAGACGATTCAGCAATCCGAATATGTGTGGCGGACGCCAGCTCAAGCCCACCGCCGACAACGGCACCATGCATCACGGCAATGACAGGTGCCCGACCGAACTGAATTTGGTTGAAAGCTTCATGCCACATACGCGAATGCATAACAGACTGGGGTACCGTGTGTTCCCGAACCTCGGAAAGATCAAGACCGGCACAAAAATGCTCGCCCTCGCCATTCAAAATAATGGCTTTCACATCTTCCGAAAAGGATTGAAAACACTGATTCAGCTCACTG
This region includes:
- a CDS encoding acyl-CoA dehydrogenase family protein, which gives rise to MHYHPPLKDISFVLFELFNAAQTLNRYPEFEEIDQDLMSQVIEEAGRFASEILFPTNAVGDREGCRFENGHVKTPTGFKQAYRQFQEAGWPALACDPAYGGQGLPHTLNTVLYEMLTGTNHAWSMFPGLLHGAYSSLYHYANDELKDVYLPKIVSGEWLATMCLTEPQAGSDLGLIRTKATPAENGHYILEGNKIFISGGEHDLTENIVHLVLARLPDAPPGSKGISLFLVPKFLPENGVPKIRNVVHCTGIEHKMGIHGSATCSIQFEQATGWLVGEPNKGLAAMFKMMNAARLLVGINGVGVSETVYQNALAYAKERVQMRAATRPENRRREPADPIVMHPAIQRMLMSQKAYAEGGRMLAYYSALLLDGAEHHPDDEVKAHFEGELALLTPIIKAMLTDQGFEAAGQAIQIFGGHGYIQETGIEQYLRDIKIAQIYEGTNEIQAIDLIMRKILADNGQRLFNLLDRIQETINTTTQPTFVNSVAALTQVCQHLRTLIPAVSDASRRSPDLPYQIAPEMLRLVGHAAMGWLWLKAATIADEQKEKDPAFYGSKIDTAQYYFDFILPETRQLIQVIDQYLIHSQQGHSTNYLDSLM
- a CDS encoding crotonase/enoyl-CoA hydratase family protein; this encodes MTSTKQYNLLSVKMLDNIALVTLTRPAKRNAINLDLVSELNQCFQSFSEDVKAIILNGEGEHFCAGLDLSEVREHTVPQSVMHSRMWHEAFNQIQFGRAPVIAVMHGAVVGGGLELASATHIRIAESSAFYALPEGKRGLFVGGGGSVRISRLMGVNRMTDLMLTGRVLNAEEGQQIGVSTYLTEPGKGLEKAMELAKGISSNAEMTNYAVMHMLPRIADQNIQDGLATESLMAAVAQTDPATRRLLAEFLDQKKNKVQRS